The genomic interval AAACAAAGCACAGGGTTGTACTAGACGAGAAGCacgtaacattgaaaataataaaaccgtatgattttttaaaaagagatatttttctaatatatccaacaaaaaaaaacgaaaatttataaaaaaaatcatcaaaatcggatGAATTTTCGATTTACtggaaacgaaaaaataaattgcctCTCCCAATCCAGCCCtgcattttgtttttctcatCTAGCGGACCTGATCATTGACGTCACTTCGCAGCGTTGTTATGCATTGTAAACAAAGCACAGGGTTGTACTAGACGAGAAGCacgtaacattgaaaataataaaaccgtatgattttttaaaaagagatatctttccaacaaaaaaaaaacgaaaattaaaaaaaaatcatcaaaatcggatGAATTTTCGATTTACTggaacgaaaaaataaattgcctCTCCCAGTCCAACCCTGCATTTTGTTCATCTCATCTATCGGACCTGATCAGTGACGTCACTTCGCAGCGTTGTTACGCATTGTAAACAAAGCACAGGGTTGTACTAGACGAGAAGCacgtaacattgaaaataataaaaccgtatgatttttaaaaagagatatttttctaatatatccaacaaaaaaaaaacgaaaattaaaaaaaaaatcatcaaaatcggatGAATTTTCGATTTACTggaacgaaaaaataaattgcctCTCCCAGTCCAACCCTGCATTTTGTTTATCTCATCTAGCGGACCTGATCAGTGACGTCACTTCGCAGCGTTGTTACGCATTGTAAACAAAGCACAGGGTTGTACTAGACGAGAAGCACataacattcaaaataataaaaccgcatgatattttaaaaagagatatttttctaatatatccaacaaaaaaaaacgaacaccCAGTCCGCCCCTGCACATTATCCAGCGGACCGGATCAGTGACGTCACTTAACAACATTGTTAGACACACAAAGTGCAGGGTCGGACTGGTTgggaagaaaaattaatttatggaaattaaattgtaaattcGACAATTTTAaggtatataattattaaatttacttACAGCTCGTACTGGAAGTAGAGGTTGGACCGGAATTCAAAGTAGACACGGCTGAACTTCGACTCGTAGTGAGTCCTATCAAAGTAGACTTCGGAACACCTAATAaattcatattcaaaaataaatatgggCAGGTACAGATGATTTTCTTCGCAGACATATCAAATATTCACcaaatgtttataaaatgtgaattttcaaaaaaaaaattaagattttagGTGATAAAATAGTGCACTGGGtcgataatttatttttgaaacaaaaaaaatgatagaaacCCATTGGAATTGgaggagaatataataaaaatgaaagagaaaataattcacGGACCATTTGTGGTCGGGAAGGGGAAGGGGGTAGGTTTTTGAGggtaaaaacggtttttctCGATTTATGACAAAACTACAAgtgttatgaaaaaaagttatatacaaaagttgtaggtaataaaaagatctacaacttttgtatttataattttttcatataacctcaaaatttgtgtgaaaaatcgaaataacaaaatttttggttttctatttttatcttttacaaaaaaacattttttttcgtgaaatttAGTAAgaacatacatacataaaaaggTAAGTTCTCATTAAATTTCgtggaaaaaagaaaagttttttgtaaaaaataaaagtaaaaaaccaaaaactgttatttcgatttttcacacaaattttgaggttatgtgaaaaaattataaatacaaaagttgtagatctttttattacctacaacttttgtattcaactTTTTTCCATAACACTTGTAGTTTTGTCATAAATCGAggaaaaccgtttttttttacccTCAAAAACCCACCCCCTTCCCCTTCCCTACCTCAGATcacccgtaaattatttttcctttcacaTTTATCATATTCCCCTCCTTTTCCAATAGTTTTCatccaactaattttttttatccctttttatcatttttaaatgcttCTACCCTATTTTATAAGTAGTATGTTAGTAAATAATGGCAAACACTGTATATAGAAacgtgataaaaaaattattagaactTTATACAACACAACAAAcgtaataaagtgaaaaaaatgaaataaattcccTTATTGTGTATCTAAATTCTATTATAGTCTAGTTAAATGACGAATCGAAGCTGGAATTGAAAGAAAAGcgtaaaaagaaaagaaaatcgcAAGAAATTGAACGAAACTtatttgacataaacaaaattttgaataccaCACATATATATTAATactcgatatttttttttcaaataaatttagttcgaaataaaaaaaaaggaaaagtacAAAATCTACCCTTAACGGAAGATGGTGTGACACTGAAACTTTTAGCTAACCGACGTTGACTAGATGGTGTAGGAGAATGAGTGATTGGAGGAGGTGCTTCTTTGATCTTGTCAGTACCGGCACCTGTTACCACAATGTCCCACCAAATAAGTTGTGCAATACCTACACGGACAATAAAAACATAGAAattcacataaaataatttaaaaattaattcgtACAAACCTAAAAACGCGTCGACTTGTCCGGCTATTCCCTTAACggctttcaaaaaaattagggGCAAATTTTGTAAACAAGGATGTTGACAAGGATCTACTAAACCTTCGGTACTTATAGCGAATTGAAGAAACTTCTCCGTTTGACTAATAacctaaataaaaacaatttttttccttatatacaaggataataaaacttttttcctaCCTTTGGTTTGGTTAAACTAACAGGATTTCCTATTACGTTCAAAAACCTGTACCAACTTTGCGCTACACAATCATTCGTCATACCCGGTGGTATCAAATCATCTTCACCtaaaatttcatgaatataaagcctcatatttagaaaaaaaattgtgttccaACCGATTTTTAATTCTGGAAACGTTGGACcgtacataaataataatatttttgatgtaAGAGCAAGATTAACTCTATTCCACTGTTCGATAAGCGCAACTCTATGTCTCCAATTCATACAAGATTCTTTCAACGTTTTCCATAAAGGTGGAGATGGAAAACATTGCGTACAAGCTATTAACCATATCTGgaacattaaattaataaaataaacaacgCGTTCGGCTGTAGATGCCCAACAAATCTCAATTTGCTTCCGCCACATATATCAAAAACATACTAGTAACAAAAATGAGGCAACTATTGTATCCTGTAGCACCACATATACTAATTTCACCTGAATCAGATAAACTCCAATCCACGCTTACTTCGCTATGTACCCCATACGGAATCCTGACTGATTTGGTGCAAAAAAGTTTCGTCTGGTACTATAGAAACTACTGGCAACAAACTTATTCCTTCCAGCCGTTAGGAAAGTCTCTAAACAAGAATATATAATACAAGCCAAGTGATTTAGTACTGCAGACTAACAGGAGACTCCATTTCAAGTACTTATTTGACAAACTTGTGGATAGATTTGAGAATATTCAGTAATTGGAGTAAATATTCATGTTTTTCAATCACTTTGTATTGTTTAGACCTTCCAGAAACTCAAGATACCTTCATTTTTCTCTTCCGATCGATTCAGGTGCATCATTTCGTAATAGTCGATATGCCTCCCAGTTTCCTGCTTAATTAACTAAATTTCCCAATTGTATATTACCTCAAAAAGAACGCTCAAAACTCTCTCGCACAACTGATCTGCAATGTCGTCTTTAACTGAAGGTGGAGACAATAATGTATGATTAAtatccaataaaaataataatagaatttcCCATGTAActgtttctaatattttagaTTCGTGAGCTATTTGTTGTAAAGTTCTTAGTACTCGATGACATAACACTGCTTGTCTATGTATTATATCAAAAcctgtaaaaaatttaataaaaatatcattatgaATATACATCTTGACATATTACTTTCTCCTTTTCTTGGAATAAACAAATAACGTAAATGTCCtattatttttctacaatataTGTTCGGATCGTCTAGAAGAGGCTTGGGAACACATATTTTCGGATTTAGTAAAAGCGTAGTGAGCCattcacaataaatattaacaCAATCTTTAATAGCTTCATGTTCGGTTAAAGGTAAAGAAAGTCCATAACAAATCACTTCCATACACCATTGTAccttaaattattaaaaaaaaatgtattacttaataaatttatagtaaCATATACTTACGTCTTTATCTGTTGTTAATGAGCTCTGTTCGGGGGGTTGGGTTATTCCTAAATTACTTGCTAGTTGTCGTACGAGGTTAGTAGTTATTTCTTTGCTTATAGTTagttcaaatttttctaaaacacTATTGTTTTCTTGATCGTTGGATAAGCTTAAGGAAGTCCATTCTGAGTACATTCCTTTGTTCTCGCTACTCTCCTAAAAATTCATGTTAATATACAAaatgaaaggaaataattaGAACATATACTTTTAAATTCATACGGTTGAATAGCCCCAAATTCATATGCGAGCctttttaagttttaaaaaagCATATGAAAACTGGAACGAATCACTATAATAAGATCCACACTAatcaatatttcgaattttatatagtatactaaaaaacaatttaatattagtTTGACAACTACGAAAATGTCCGTACGTGTATTATTGGTAGTTCAAACGTATTGTTATTTTGACAttagattaaaaaaagaagaatttggtTACATTAAATGCCAGTAAGTGAActtaggttatgtttacagtTATCCAGTAACGattaatttctatattaataataatttgtgaatAAGAATAATATGGCTACCTCAATGGAAGATGTTTTATTACAAGTACCTTATGTACGTTATAAAAAAGGCGATGGAACTTTGTTTCTAATGGATCAAAGATTAATTTGGATGGTAGAAAATAAAGATACAGTTGCAGTATCTCACGCTTACGCCGATATAAAATGtgagatattttttgttttaaaagttatatattAGCTCggataaaaacaaaattgttactTTTAGCACAAAAAATTTCTCCAGAAGGTAAAGCCAAAGTTCAACTTCAAGTCGTCCTTCATAATGGTGCCTCCTCAACGTTCCATTTTACCAACAAAGCTGGTATGCAGGCTCAATTATCCGATAGAGATAAAGTTAAGGATATGCTACAGTCTTTACTgccaaaatttaaaagaaaagtaagtatttgctaatttttgtttgtattggTATCAGGGATTATTCATAGGGATACTTTGGAGATGTGAAAACATTCATTTATAGGTAGATAAagaattggaagaaaaaaataaattactttcaACAAATCCTTCCTTACTTCAGTTATATAAGGATTTGGTAATGACTGAAGTTGTAACATCAGAAGAATTTTGGTCACAGCTCGCTCAACAGTATACCCAAAAGCAAAAACTACCCCCACAAGATATCGGTAAGATGtagtattaaaaattgataacttaACTTTTAACTATTTATTCGTTTCAAGGTGTTTCCGGTGCATTTCTTGCAGATATTAAACCTCAAACAGACGGTTGTAACGGACTTAAGTACAACATCACCCCTGATATTATAGAATGTATATTTAAAACTTACCCTGctgttaaaaagaaatatatagataaCGTACCTTCTAAATTGAGTGAATCacaattttggacaaaattttttcaatcacaTTATTTCCATAggtattaaaaatgatttatatataaaaataacataaagtTTCATTCTATTTACTTTTAGGGATAGAAAATATGCTGAAAGTAAAGATATTTTCACAGAATGTGGTAAACTAGACGATCAAGCTATGAAGAAAGACATCCAATCAGGAGTTaatgatttattgataaatataacagaatttgaagataaaacgT from Diorhabda sublineata isolate icDioSubl1.1 chromosome 8, icDioSubl1.1, whole genome shotgun sequence carries:
- the LOC130447646 gene encoding general transcription factor IIH subunit 1, which gives rise to MATSMEDVLLQVPYVRYKKGDGTLFLMDQRLIWMVENKDTVAVSHAYADIKSQKISPEGKAKVQLQVVLHNGASSTFHFTNKAGMQAQLSDRDKVKDMLQSLLPKFKRKVDKELEEKNKLLSTNPSLLQLYKDLVMTEVVTSEEFWSQLAQQYTQKQKLPPQDIGVSGAFLADIKPQTDGCNGLKYNITPDIIECIFKTYPAVKKKYIDNVPSKLSESQFWTKFFQSHYFHRDRKYAESKDIFTECGKLDDQAMKKDIQSGVNDLLINITEFEDKTLDDGYGLTSEKSVNNSGTVSQAMIKRFNQHSIMVLKSSKNIQDSPQNSTDSNVNNTNGKADSNSNGPVNKRQRLLEKIKYTDLEDEDSDKNIKAVQLNLSKVERYLHGPMPDSNTDYLNSNEASSLLRGVIQETKHWSGRHPTTSLVTPAAAVAALGELSPGGALMRGFQEQSLAQLVPPDIENEVRNLYLALCELLKHFWRCFPPTTATREATLVKMHEALNRFHTAKLKPFEDKLIRELSPLSHHLTKHLNQLLNAAYQKFNNWQKIKSR